A genome region from Rhodopseudomonas boonkerdii includes the following:
- a CDS encoding MFS transporter, with protein sequence MNSPARVITLVNVAHFIDHYAMLIFAAAVLVMGSSMNMTYTELLPYATPGFIAFGAGSLFTGWFGDRWSRRHMMVIFFHGIGLSMIAVGLVQTPLQLGVALFAVGLFASIYHPVGTAMIVSYADKLGREMGINGVFGNFGVASSALITGAIGQFLGWRWAFIIPGILTIAAGVVFMMQVAHEDRSGFKQAAAQARVAKSDMWRVIVALLVTVVAISTVFNAITIALPKLFAERLSELTHNPATLGVIAAGVYVFGALTQYNIGWLIDRYSLKAVCLPLSLLLAPFLYFAATMSNVSLILVAIGVIVGLFGQVTVNETIVGKYTAEEWRSRAYAVRYFVGFTAAGASVGLVAWLYELGGFMLMLHAFAGLSVLVIIASLILPPELPTETSA encoded by the coding sequence ATGAATTCACCAGCCCGCGTCATCACTCTCGTCAACGTTGCCCATTTCATCGATCACTATGCGATGCTGATCTTCGCAGCTGCGGTGCTGGTCATGGGGTCGTCCATGAACATGACCTATACGGAACTGCTGCCTTATGCGACGCCGGGCTTCATCGCGTTCGGCGCGGGATCGCTGTTCACCGGTTGGTTCGGCGATCGCTGGAGCCGTCGTCACATGATGGTGATCTTCTTTCACGGCATCGGCCTGTCGATGATCGCTGTCGGCTTGGTGCAGACGCCACTGCAGCTCGGCGTGGCCCTGTTCGCGGTCGGTCTATTCGCCTCGATCTATCATCCCGTCGGTACCGCCATGATCGTCTCTTATGCCGACAAGCTCGGCCGCGAGATGGGCATCAACGGCGTGTTCGGCAATTTCGGCGTGGCGTCGTCGGCGCTGATCACCGGCGCGATCGGTCAGTTTCTCGGCTGGCGCTGGGCCTTCATCATTCCCGGCATCCTCACCATCGCTGCCGGCGTCGTTTTCATGATGCAGGTCGCGCATGAGGATCGCTCCGGCTTCAAGCAGGCCGCCGCGCAGGCGCGCGTGGCGAAGTCCGACATGTGGCGTGTCATCGTCGCGCTGTTGGTGACGGTGGTCGCGATCTCCACGGTGTTCAACGCCATCACCATCGCCTTGCCGAAGCTGTTTGCGGAAAGGCTTTCGGAATTGACGCACAACCCGGCTACACTCGGCGTTATCGCTGCGGGCGTCTATGTGTTCGGTGCGCTGACGCAGTACAATATCGGCTGGCTGATCGATCGCTATTCGCTGAAAGCCGTCTGCCTGCCGCTGTCGCTGCTGCTCGCGCCGTTCCTGTATTTCGCGGCGACCATGTCGAATGTCTCCCTGATTCTCGTGGCCATCGGCGTCATCGTCGGGCTGTTCGGCCAGGTCACCGTCAACGAGACCATCGTCGGCAAATACACCGCGGAGGAATGGCGCTCGCGGGCCTATGCGGTGCGTTATTTCGTCGGTTTCACAGCTGCCGGCGCATCGGTTGGCCTGGTTGCATGGCTCTACGAACTCGGCGGCTTCATGCTGATGTTGCATGCCTTCGCGGGTCTGTCGGTGCTGGTCATCATCGCTTCCCTGATCCTGCCTCCGGAACTGCCGACGGAGACATCCGCATAA
- a CDS encoding enoyl-CoA hydratase/isomerase family protein, whose amino-acid sequence MSEPAVAPSTSDEVLYAVADHIATITLNRPERMNTISREMLAQLSTLFLKADADPDVRVVVLTGAGRMFCAGLDMVSATQGKGIGSANDANSTRTTLDMKTAQPVVMFNMEKPTICLLNGAAAGYGMDIALNCDIRIMAESAKFAAAFVKRGVVPESGGTWFLPRMIGWAKAAELIFTGRTLSARESLEMSLTNEVVPDADLHARGRALAAEIAANAPLAVQAAKRMMRAGLSENFGEHVHHVFLQLLPLFRTEDFREGMASFLEKRPADFKGR is encoded by the coding sequence ATGTCCGAGCCCGCTGTTGCACCGTCGACATCCGATGAAGTGCTTTATGCCGTCGCCGACCACATTGCCACGATCACACTCAATCGTCCCGAGCGGATGAACACGATTTCGCGTGAGATGCTGGCACAGCTCAGCACCCTCTTTCTGAAGGCCGATGCGGACCCCGACGTGCGCGTGGTCGTGCTGACCGGTGCCGGCCGCATGTTTTGCGCCGGGCTCGATATGGTCAGCGCCACCCAGGGCAAAGGCATCGGCTCTGCCAACGACGCCAACAGCACGCGCACCACACTCGACATGAAGACGGCACAACCCGTCGTGATGTTCAATATGGAAAAGCCGACCATCTGTCTGCTCAACGGCGCGGCCGCGGGGTATGGCATGGACATCGCACTCAATTGCGACATCCGTATCATGGCGGAGAGCGCTAAATTTGCCGCCGCTTTCGTCAAGCGCGGCGTGGTGCCGGAATCCGGCGGGACCTGGTTTCTGCCACGCATGATCGGTTGGGCCAAGGCGGCCGAACTGATCTTCACCGGCCGCACACTGTCGGCGCGCGAGAGTCTGGAGATGAGTTTGACCAATGAGGTGGTGCCTGACGCAGATCTGCATGCGCGCGGCCGCGCTCTTGCCGCCGAGATCGCAGCCAATGCACCGCTCGCCGTGCAAGCCGCAAAGCGCATGATGCGCGCCGGCCTCTCCGAGAATTTCGGCGAACACGTTCATCACGTCTTTCTGCAACTGCTACCGCTGTTCCGCACGGAAGATTTCCGCGAGGGCATGGCCTCTTTCCTCGAAAAACGCCCCGCCGACTTCAAGGGCCGCTAG
- a CDS encoding RidA family protein yields the protein MLSGVRTLQPSGWPKPKGYANGMTADGRIVVTGGVIGWDAEEKLHPDFVGQVRQALQNIKDILIEGGARPEHLVRLTWYVVDIEEYMGSLKELGKAYRDVFGAHYPAMALVQVVRLVERAARVEIEATAIVPR from the coding sequence ATGCTTTCGGGCGTGCGCACGCTGCAGCCGTCAGGCTGGCCGAAGCCGAAGGGCTACGCCAATGGCATGACCGCTGACGGCCGCATCGTCGTGACCGGTGGCGTGATCGGCTGGGATGCCGAAGAAAAGCTGCACCCGGACTTCGTCGGCCAGGTCCGCCAGGCGCTGCAGAATATCAAGGACATCCTCATCGAAGGTGGTGCAAGACCCGAACATCTGGTGCGGCTTACCTGGTATGTCGTCGATATCGAAGAATATATGGGCAGCCTGAAGGAGCTCGGAAAAGCGTATCGCGACGTGTTCGGCGCGCATTATCCGGCGATGGCTCTGGTGCAGGTGGTGCGGCTGGTGGAGCGCGCCGCGCGCGTGGAGATCGAAGCCACCGCAATCGTGCCGCGCTGA
- a CDS encoding MFS transporter: MQGSSGDTCVGASPSAEPAKKAPLWAMTAFSFVSAATVVGSSSAATPLYRLYQESMHLTPLMITLVFAVYAISLLAALLTVGGLSDYVGRRPVILGGLIVNAVAMMLFSYAADVGDLILARAVQGLCVGASTTTLGAAILDSDRTRGPLLNSVSAFVGLMVGALGAGLLVTFAPDPFHLVYEVLFVITAVLIFLLWFMPETVSRKPGALASLWPNVRVPAQSRAALMLVTPANVASWALGGFYLSLMPTIVAVTMGVSAPWIGGIVVATLMLAGAVSVGVLRHLPARRLLIIGTTGLSIGVMVSLFGIQQHSTVLLFVGTTIAGIGFGSSFAGILSSLLPTAEAHQRAGLLATFYVISYLAFSLPALAAGVSVPFVGLATVAYVYGAVVILLAIISLVATLRGPASRQIASAR; encoded by the coding sequence ATGCAAGGAAGCTCCGGAGATACCTGTGTTGGCGCCTCGCCAAGTGCAGAGCCCGCCAAGAAAGCGCCGCTCTGGGCGATGACGGCCTTCAGCTTTGTCTCTGCGGCCACGGTGGTCGGCAGCAGCAGCGCCGCGACGCCGCTCTATCGGCTCTATCAGGAGAGCATGCATCTTACGCCGCTGATGATCACGCTCGTCTTTGCGGTCTATGCGATCAGTCTCCTCGCGGCGCTGCTCACGGTTGGCGGCCTGTCGGACTATGTCGGACGGCGCCCTGTGATCCTCGGCGGTCTGATCGTCAATGCCGTGGCGATGATGCTGTTCTCCTACGCGGCCGATGTCGGGGACCTCATTCTCGCCCGCGCAGTGCAAGGGCTCTGTGTCGGTGCCTCGACGACGACGCTCGGCGCCGCCATTCTCGATAGCGACCGCACGCGCGGACCGCTGCTCAACAGTGTCAGCGCCTTTGTCGGCCTGATGGTCGGCGCGCTGGGCGCCGGGCTGCTCGTCACCTTCGCGCCCGATCCTTTTCACCTCGTCTATGAAGTGCTGTTCGTCATTACGGCGGTGCTGATCTTTCTATTGTGGTTCATGCCCGAGACGGTCTCGCGGAAGCCGGGAGCACTTGCGTCGTTGTGGCCGAATGTCCGCGTGCCAGCTCAGTCGCGTGCGGCCTTGATGCTCGTCACGCCGGCGAATGTCGCGAGCTGGGCGCTTGGTGGCTTTTATCTGTCGCTGATGCCGACCATCGTTGCCGTCACCATGGGTGTCAGTGCGCCATGGATCGGCGGTATCGTCGTGGCAACCTTGATGCTTGCAGGCGCGGTGTCGGTGGGCGTGCTGCGGCACTTGCCGGCCCGTCGGTTGCTGATCATCGGGACCACCGGCCTATCGATCGGCGTGATGGTCTCGCTGTTCGGTATCCAACAGCACAGCACAGTGCTGCTCTTCGTCGGAACGACGATCGCCGGCATTGGCTTTGGATCGTCCTTTGCGGGAATCCTGAGCTCCTTGCTACCGACCGCCGAAGCGCATCAGCGCGCGGGCCTGCTGGCGACGTTCTACGTGATTTCGTATCTGGCCTTCAGCCTGCCGGCGCTGGCGGCCGGCGTCTCGGTACCATTCGTGGGTTTGGCCACCGTAGCCTACGTCTACGGAGCCGTCGTCATCCTGCTCGCAATCATCTCGCTGGTCGCGACGCTGCGCGGCCCGGCATCGCGTCAGATCGCATCGGCGCGATAG
- a CDS encoding GntR family transcriptional regulator → MSDRESERSVSQTVRAQLALRDMILSGQLRSGERISELQAVDITGVSRTPVRLALVRLEDEGLLQAIPSGGFMVKAFSERDILDSIELRGTMEGLAARLAAERGASARHLEPLKECLADLDQLVRQDPISVEAFSAYVTLNARFHALLTELSGSPPVVRQIDRVAAMPFASPSAFVMAQSALPEAHNILLIAQEHHRIVVDAIENRESARAEAIMREHARLAVRNLRLALRSRTNLDLLPALTLITTSPTD, encoded by the coding sequence ATGAGCGACCGCGAGTCCGAACGCTCGGTGTCACAGACCGTCCGCGCCCAGCTCGCCTTGCGCGACATGATCCTGTCCGGCCAGCTGCGGTCGGGCGAACGCATCTCGGAACTGCAGGCGGTCGATATCACCGGCGTATCGCGAACGCCGGTGCGTCTGGCATTGGTAAGGCTCGAGGACGAAGGGCTGCTGCAGGCGATTCCCTCAGGCGGCTTTATGGTGAAAGCCTTTTCGGAACGCGACATCCTCGATTCCATCGAGCTGCGCGGTACCATGGAGGGCTTGGCCGCCCGCCTTGCTGCTGAACGCGGCGCCAGCGCGCGCCATCTCGAACCGCTGAAGGAATGTCTCGCCGATCTCGATCAGCTCGTGCGGCAGGATCCGATTTCGGTTGAAGCCTTTTCGGCCTATGTAACGCTCAATGCGCGCTTTCATGCGCTGCTCACCGAATTGTCCGGCAGTCCGCCGGTGGTGCGTCAGATCGATCGTGTTGCGGCCATGCCATTTGCATCGCCAAGCGCCTTCGTGATGGCGCAGTCGGCGCTGCCGGAAGCGCATAACATCCTGCTCATCGCACAGGAGCATCACCGCATCGTCGTCGATGCCATCGAGAACCGTGAAAGCGCGCGGGCGGAGGCGATCATGCGCGAGCACGCGCGGCTTGCGGTGCGCAATTTGCGCCTGGCGCTGCGCAGCCGCACCAATCTCGATCTGCTGCCTGCACTGACCTTGATCACCACATCGCCCACGGACTGA
- a CDS encoding SMP-30/gluconolactonase/LRE family protein: MSAPNIRVLATDLAFPEGPVVMPDGSVVLVEIRAQQLTRVYPDGRKEVVAKIPGGPNGAALGPDGKMYITNNGGFSWVPSRGTLMPHAPEPHEYIGGAIQRVDLTSGKIETLFTKCGEHNLKGPNDLVFDKQGGLWFSELGKRRARDMDVGGAYYIKPGMSEITEQVIGVLPANGIGLSPDEKTMYIAETPTGRLWAYNVGTPGEVVPGDTIYRGERGRPICGLGGYQMFDSLAVEASGNVCVATLVSGCISVIAPDGKLVEQVETGDRVTTNIAFGGPELKTAYITLSGKGELIAMDWPRGGLPLNFLNK, translated from the coding sequence ATGTCTGCCCCGAACATCCGCGTTCTCGCGACTGATCTCGCGTTCCCCGAAGGCCCAGTGGTGATGCCTGACGGCTCGGTGGTGCTGGTCGAAATCCGTGCGCAGCAATTGACGCGGGTCTATCCCGATGGTCGCAAGGAAGTCGTCGCCAAGATCCCGGGCGGCCCGAACGGCGCTGCTCTCGGCCCGGACGGCAAGATGTACATCACCAATAATGGCGGCTTCAGCTGGGTGCCGTCGCGCGGCACCTTGATGCCGCATGCGCCGGAGCCGCATGAGTATATCGGCGGCGCGATCCAGCGCGTCGATCTCACCAGCGGCAAGATCGAGACGCTGTTCACCAAATGCGGCGAGCACAATCTGAAGGGCCCGAACGATCTCGTTTTCGACAAGCAAGGCGGGTTGTGGTTCAGCGAACTCGGCAAGCGCCGTGCGCGCGACATGGATGTCGGCGGCGCCTATTACATCAAGCCGGGGATGAGCGAGATCACCGAACAGGTGATCGGCGTGCTGCCGGCCAACGGGATCGGTCTCTCGCCGGACGAGAAGACCATGTATATCGCGGAAACGCCGACCGGCCGTCTATGGGCTTATAATGTCGGCACGCCGGGCGAGGTCGTTCCGGGCGACACGATCTATCGCGGTGAACGCGGACGGCCCATCTGCGGTCTCGGCGGCTATCAGATGTTCGACTCGCTGGCGGTCGAAGCCTCCGGCAATGTCTGCGTCGCAACGCTGGTGAGCGGCTGCATTTCCGTCATTGCGCCGGACGGGAAATTGGTCGAACAAGTCGAGACGGGCGATCGCGTGACGACGAATATTGCTTTTGGTGGTCCCGAGCTGAAGACGGCGTACATCACGCTGTCGGGCAAGGGCGAGCTGATTGCGATGGACTGGCCGCGCGGTGGCCTGCCGCTGAATTTTCTGAACAAGTAA
- a CDS encoding ABC transporter substrate-binding protein, with the protein MHDLKVLRALMLACFASTVSLALTTTAHAQKKYDTGATDTEIKIGNIMPYSGPASSYATIGKTEAAYFRMINEKGGINGRKITFISYDDGYSPPKTVEQARKLVENDEVLFIMNPLGTPGNTAIQKYMNAKKVPQLFVSTGAAKWADPKNFPWTMGWQPSYQAEARIYAQYIMKNHPGKKVGVLFANDDFGKDYIIGLHEGFGDKAKDYIVAEVPYETASPTVDSQIVQIKAANPDIFINIATPKFAAQAIKKVGEMGWKPIHIVTNVSASVGSVMKPAGYANSQDVLSAAYMKDPKDPTWKDDAGMKEWSAFMDKYYPEGDKDDGATVFGYGVSQGIVQVLKQCGDDLTRENIMRQAANLNMEIGIYLPGTKIKTSPTDFSPLEQLQMMRFKGESWELFGPLMSGEKES; encoded by the coding sequence ATGCATGACTTGAAAGTCCTGCGGGCTTTGATGCTCGCCTGTTTCGCCTCGACTGTATCCCTGGCATTGACTACGACCGCCCACGCACAGAAGAAATACGACACCGGCGCCACCGATACCGAGATCAAGATCGGCAATATCATGCCCTATAGCGGGCCGGCATCGTCCTACGCCACCATCGGCAAGACCGAAGCGGCCTATTTCAGGATGATCAACGAGAAGGGCGGCATCAACGGCCGCAAGATCACGTTCATTTCCTATGACGATGGCTACTCACCGCCGAAGACCGTCGAGCAGGCGCGCAAGCTGGTCGAGAATGACGAAGTTCTGTTCATCATGAACCCGCTGGGCACGCCGGGAAACACGGCGATCCAGAAATACATGAACGCCAAGAAGGTGCCGCAGCTGTTCGTCTCCACCGGCGCCGCGAAATGGGCCGACCCGAAGAATTTTCCGTGGACGATGGGATGGCAACCCAGCTACCAGGCCGAAGCGCGCATCTACGCGCAATACATCATGAAGAACCATCCCGGCAAAAAAGTCGGCGTGCTCTTCGCCAACGACGATTTCGGCAAAGACTACATCATCGGCCTGCATGAAGGTTTCGGCGACAAGGCCAAGGACTATATCGTCGCCGAAGTCCCCTATGAGACGGCATCACCAACGGTGGATTCGCAGATCGTACAGATCAAGGCCGCCAATCCTGACATCTTCATCAATATCGCTACGCCGAAATTTGCCGCGCAGGCGATCAAGAAGGTCGGCGAGATGGGATGGAAGCCGATTCATATCGTCACCAATGTCTCGGCCTCGGTCGGCAGCGTGATGAAGCCGGCCGGTTACGCCAATTCGCAGGATGTCCTCAGCGCCGCCTATATGAAGGACCCCAAGGATCCGACATGGAAGGACGATGCGGGCATGAAGGAATGGAGCGCCTTCATGGACAAGTATTACCCCGAAGGCGACAAGGATGACGGAGCCACCGTGTTCGGCTATGGCGTCTCGCAAGGCATCGTGCAGGTGCTCAAGCAATGCGGCGACGATCTCACGCGTGAAAATATCATGCGGCAGGCGGCCAACCTGAACATGGAAATCGGAATCTACCTGCCGGGCACCAAGATCAAGACCAGCCCGACCGATTTCAGCCCGCTCGAGCAATTGCAGATGATGCGCTTCAAGGGCGAAAGCTGGGAACTGTTCGGCCCGCTGATGTCCGGCGAGAAGGAATCGTAG
- a CDS encoding AraC family transcriptional regulator yields the protein MTIVETPILPLPDRSRSTDDGTHMLATRYPKGTRLDTHAHREAQLVYAAAGTMQVTTPKGRWLVPPDRAVWVPAQLPHAIDVLADIEMRSLYFNTERLAQDRNAALASEFVVRVSRLLHEAILALFDGRNDAGRMDLLIRLALLELQQASDPTTFMPLPQEPRSRRAAEIVLADPTRNYEIETLAQMVGTSTRTLSRLFSAETQLSFKSWCQRARIAAAIERLSVNGNVSMKQLASDLGYASFPAFSHAFRQVTGKSPTEFAATK from the coding sequence ATGACTATCGTGGAAACGCCAATTCTGCCGCTCCCGGACCGCAGCCGGTCCACGGACGATGGCACCCATATGCTGGCGACCCGCTATCCCAAGGGCACCCGCCTCGACACCCACGCCCATCGCGAAGCCCAGCTCGTGTATGCCGCGGCCGGCACCATGCAGGTGACAACGCCAAAAGGGCGCTGGCTGGTGCCGCCGGACCGGGCGGTGTGGGTGCCGGCGCAGCTGCCGCACGCCATCGACGTGCTCGCTGACATCGAGATGCGCTCACTCTATTTCAACACCGAACGGCTGGCGCAGGACCGCAACGCCGCGCTTGCGTCCGAGTTCGTCGTTCGCGTGTCGCGCCTGTTGCATGAAGCTATTCTCGCGCTGTTCGACGGGCGCAACGATGCCGGGCGCATGGACCTGTTGATCCGGCTGGCGCTGCTGGAATTGCAACAGGCCAGCGATCCCACCACCTTCATGCCGCTGCCGCAGGAGCCGCGCAGCCGCCGCGCGGCGGAAATCGTGCTCGCCGATCCCACACGCAATTACGAGATCGAAACATTGGCGCAGATGGTCGGGACCTCAACCCGCACGCTGTCGCGTCTGTTTTCGGCGGAGACGCAACTCAGCTTCAAGAGCTGGTGCCAGCGCGCGCGCATCGCCGCGGCGATCGAGCGGCTGTCGGTAAACGGCAATGTCTCAATGAAGCAACTGGCGTCGGATTTGGGCTATGCGAGCTTTCCGGCGTTTTCGCATGCGTTCCGGCAAGTGACGGGGAAGAGCCCGACGGAATTTGCGGCGACGAAGTGA
- a CDS encoding TetR/AcrR family transcriptional regulator, with product MTTKERTRTGGRSARIQSAVHDAVRKLGGLSTRNQITVPQIAAEAGVTPSTIYRRWGDLQSLLADVAVARLRPIGEPDDTGAIETDLRTFIEQYAEEMSSPVGRALLRDGTLDAAEGQSCVCCSFTNDHLTTLTERAKARGETPFDIEEVIDHVVAPIVYRILISQEPPTPDYCRQLIDRIYPPA from the coding sequence ATGACGACAAAGGAGCGGACCAGAACAGGCGGCCGGAGCGCGCGCATCCAGAGCGCGGTGCACGATGCTGTCCGTAAATTGGGCGGCCTTTCCACCCGAAACCAGATCACCGTTCCACAGATCGCCGCCGAGGCCGGTGTAACGCCCTCGACCATCTATCGCCGCTGGGGCGACCTGCAATCGCTGCTGGCCGACGTCGCCGTGGCCCGGCTCCGGCCGATCGGGGAGCCAGACGATACCGGCGCCATCGAAACCGACCTCCGCACCTTCATCGAACAATATGCCGAGGAAATGTCATCGCCGGTCGGCCGCGCGCTGCTGCGGGACGGGACATTGGACGCAGCCGAGGGGCAGTCCTGTGTCTGCTGCAGTTTCACCAATGACCACCTGACGACCCTCACCGAACGCGCCAAGGCACGCGGTGAGACGCCGTTCGACATCGAGGAAGTCATCGATCACGTCGTCGCACCCATCGTCTATCGCATCCTGATCAGCCAGGAGCCGCCAACGCCGGACTATTGCCGACAATTGATCGACCGGATTTATCCGCCAGCATAG
- a CDS encoding PDR/VanB family oxidoreductase, with the protein MRFADHWTSGTVEAIRDLTAGIREFTLKPDAPLQAFPPGSHITVSLLIDGQPQTRSYSIVGARSLDRLRIAVRLAPDSRGGSQAMWALQPGARLDFTAPSTLLDLDWTRDNYCLIAGGIGITPISAVAHALCQRGVNAALHYAVKTRNDAAYLDDMAALLGDHLHIHASDEDHRLDFAETFAALPADAIAIICGPMRMTEDARRAWQTAGRRPTDLRYETFGSSGLLPATEFRVRLKGTGTEIVVPQNRSMLAALRDSGHEVISDCERGECGICAIGVVAIDGEIDHRDVFFSAHQKLDNAKICPCVSRAIGTVTVDTLYRADAI; encoded by the coding sequence ATGCGCTTTGCCGATCACTGGACATCGGGCACCGTCGAGGCGATCCGCGATCTTACGGCGGGAATCCGCGAATTCACGCTGAAGCCGGACGCGCCGCTGCAGGCCTTCCCGCCCGGCAGCCACATCACCGTGAGCCTGCTGATCGACGGACAGCCGCAGACGAGATCATATTCCATCGTCGGCGCACGCAGCCTGGACCGGTTGCGCATCGCCGTGCGGCTGGCGCCGGACAGCCGCGGAGGTTCGCAAGCCATGTGGGCCTTGCAGCCGGGCGCACGACTGGATTTCACCGCGCCTTCCACCCTGCTCGATCTCGACTGGACTCGTGACAACTATTGCCTGATCGCCGGCGGCATCGGCATCACGCCGATCTCTGCCGTCGCGCATGCGCTATGCCAACGTGGCGTGAACGCAGCTCTGCACTATGCGGTGAAGACGCGAAACGATGCGGCCTATCTGGACGATATGGCAGCCTTGCTCGGCGACCATCTGCATATTCATGCCAGCGACGAAGACCATCGCCTCGATTTCGCGGAGACCTTCGCAGCCTTGCCAGCCGACGCGATCGCCATCATCTGCGGGCCGATGCGCATGACCGAAGACGCCCGCCGCGCCTGGCAGACGGCCGGCCGTCGTCCAACCGATCTGCGCTACGAGACCTTCGGCTCGAGCGGCCTGCTGCCGGCCACGGAATTCCGCGTCCGGTTGAAAGGCACCGGCACTGAAATCGTCGTGCCGCAGAACCGTTCGATGCTGGCAGCACTCCGCGACTCCGGACATGAGGTGATCTCCGACTGTGAGCGCGGCGAATGCGGCATCTGCGCCATCGGCGTGGTCGCGATCGACGGCGAAATCGACCATCGCGACGTGTTCTTCAGCGCCCATCAGAAGCTGGACAACGCCAAGATCTGCCCCTGCGTATCGCGCGCCATCGGCACCGTGACGGTCGATACGCTCTATCGCGCCGATGCGATCTGA
- a CDS encoding aromatic ring-hydroxylating dioxygenase subunit alpha: MPASFPMNAWYVAAWDTEIKRQLFPRTICGKHVVMYRRADGGVSALEDACWHRLVPLSKGRLEGDTVVCGYHGLKYNAQGRCTFMPSQETINPSARVRSYPVVERHRYVWLWMGDPALADPSLVPDLHWNDDPEWAGDGKTIHVKCDYRLVLDNLMDLTHETFVHGSSIGQDDVAEAPFDVSHGDKTVTVTRWMKGITAPPFWAAQLQKPGPVDRWQIIRFEVPCTIAIDVGVAPANTGAPEGDRSQGVNGFVLNTITPETETTCHYFWSFMRNYRRHEQRLTTEIRDGVAGIFHEDELVLEAQQRAMDENPDRIFYNLNIDAGAMWARRLIDRMVARETGSHLQAAE; encoded by the coding sequence ATGCCCGCTTCATTCCCGATGAATGCCTGGTACGTCGCGGCCTGGGATACGGAGATCAAGCGCCAGCTTTTTCCGCGCACCATCTGCGGCAAGCATGTGGTGATGTATCGCCGCGCCGATGGTGGGGTGAGCGCGCTGGAGGATGCGTGCTGGCATCGGCTCGTGCCGCTCTCCAAGGGCCGGCTCGAAGGCGACACCGTCGTCTGCGGCTATCACGGTCTCAAATACAATGCGCAGGGCCGCTGCACCTTCATGCCCTCGCAGGAAACCATCAACCCGTCAGCCCGTGTGCGCTCCTATCCGGTGGTGGAGCGACATCGTTATGTCTGGCTCTGGATGGGCGACCCTGCACTCGCCGATCCTTCGCTGGTACCCGACCTGCACTGGAACGACGACCCGGAATGGGCCGGCGACGGCAAGACCATCCACGTCAAATGCGACTACCGGCTGGTACTGGACAATCTCATGGATCTCACCCATGAGACTTTTGTGCACGGCTCCAGCATCGGTCAGGACGATGTCGCCGAGGCACCGTTCGACGTCAGCCACGGCGACAAGACCGTCACGGTGACGCGCTGGATGAAGGGCATCACGGCGCCGCCGTTCTGGGCCGCGCAATTGCAAAAGCCCGGACCGGTCGATCGCTGGCAGATCATCCGTTTTGAGGTGCCCTGCACGATCGCCATCGATGTCGGCGTGGCACCGGCGAACACCGGCGCACCCGAAGGCGATCGGTCCCAAGGCGTCAACGGTTTCGTGCTCAACACGATCACGCCGGAAACCGAGACCACCTGCCACTATTTCTGGTCGTTCATGCGCAATTACCGTCGCCACGAACAGCGCCTGACAACAGAGATTCGCGACGGCGTCGCCGGCATTTTCCATGAAGACGAACTCGTCCTCGAAGCCCAGCAGCGGGCCATGGACGAAAATCCGGATCGCATCTTCTACAATCTCAATATCGACGCCGGCGCCATGTGGGCGCGGCGCCTCATCGATCGGATGGTCGCGCGGGAGACCGGGTCACATCTGCAGGCGGCGGAGTAG
- a CDS encoding GNAT family N-acetyltransferase → MPWLEPVTLSGPHARLEPLAKDHCDGLIAAAQDGDLSKIWYTAIPSPEKMAAEIDRRLALQASGAMLPFTVKDATGKIAGMTTYMNVDAANRRVEIGSTWYGKWVQRTALNTQCKLMLLGHAFEKLDCIAVEFRTHFFNHQSRRAIERLGAKQDGILRNHQIAPNGTLRDTVVYSILPGEWPTVKAHLNYQLDEKPR, encoded by the coding sequence ATGCCGTGGCTTGAACCCGTTACGCTTTCTGGACCTCACGCCCGGCTCGAGCCTCTTGCCAAGGACCACTGCGACGGCTTGATCGCAGCCGCGCAGGACGGCGATCTCTCGAAGATCTGGTACACCGCGATCCCGTCGCCGGAAAAGATGGCCGCCGAGATCGATCGCCGTCTGGCGCTGCAGGCTTCGGGCGCGATGCTGCCTTTCACGGTGAAGGACGCCACCGGCAAGATCGCCGGCATGACCACTTACATGAATGTCGATGCCGCCAATCGCCGGGTCGAGATCGGCTCGACCTGGTACGGCAAGTGGGTTCAGCGCACGGCGCTCAATACGCAGTGCAAGCTGATGTTGCTGGGACACGCTTTTGAAAAGCTCGACTGCATCGCGGTGGAATTCCGCACGCATTTCTTCAACCACCAGTCCCGCCGCGCGATCGAGCGTCTCGGCGCCAAGCAGGACGGCATCCTGCGCAATCATCAGATCGCGCCAAACGGCACGCTACGCGACACGGTGGTGTATAGTATTTTGCCTGGTGAATGGCCGACCGTGAAGGCGCATCTCAATTATCAGCTGGATGAGAAGCCGCGGTAA